One Rhea pennata isolate bPtePen1 unplaced genomic scaffold, bPtePen1.pri scaffold_26, whole genome shotgun sequence genomic region harbors:
- the LOC134154349 gene encoding olfactory receptor 14C36-like: MVTVQEETADFNISSSHPSAHQITEWGEQMSNSSSFNRFLLQAFANTRELQLLHFALFLGIYLAAFLGNGLIITTIACNHRLHTPMYFFLLNLSILDLGTISTTVPKSMANSLWDTRAISYSGCAAQLFFLVLFIFAEYFLLTAMAYDRYFAICRPLHYGTLMGSRACVKMAAAAWASGFLCAVLHTANTFSIPLCQGNILEQFFCEIAQILKLSCSDTSLREVRLIVVSACLVSGCFVFTVLSYVEIFTAVLRIPSEQGQHKAFSMCLPHLAVVSLFVSTITFAHLKPPSISSPSLDLVMAVLYSVVPPTVNPLFYSMRNKELQDAVRKRIRWVQCREQ; the protein is encoded by the exons ATGGTCACAGTGCAGGAGGAAACTGCAGACTTCAACATCTCCTCTTCTCACCCATCAGctcaccaaatcacagaatgg GGGgagcaaatgtccaacagcagctccttcaacaGGTTCCTCCTCCAGGCATTTGCCAACacgcgggagctgcagctcctgcactttgCGCTCTTcttgggcatctacctggctgccttcctgggcaatggcctcatcatcacaaCCATAGCCTGCAACCACCGCCTCCACACCCctatgtacttcttcctcctcaacctctccatccttgaccttggcaccatctccaccactgtccccaaatccatggccaattccctgtgggacaccagagccatttcctactcaggatgtgctgcccagctcttttttcttgtccttttcatttttgctgagtattttcttctcactgccatggcctatgaccgctattTTGCCATCTGCAGACCCTTGCACTATGGGACcctcatgggcagcagagcttgtgtcaaaatggcagcagctgcctgggccagtggttttctctgtgctgtcctgcacactgctaacacattttcaataccactctgccaaggcaacatcctagagcagttcttctgtgaaattgcccagatcctcaagctctcctgctcagacacCAGCCTCAGGGAAGTCAGGCTTATTGTGGTTAGTGCCTGTTTAGtctctgggtgttttgttttcactgtgctgtcctatgtggagatcttcactgctgtgctgaggatcccatCTGAGCAGGGCCaacacaaagccttttccatgtgcctccctcacctggctgtggtctccctcTTTGTCAGCACTATTACGTTTGCCCATCTGAAGCcgccctccatctcctccccatctctggaTCTGGTGATGGCAGTTCTATACTCTGTTGTGCCTCCAACAGTAAACCCGCTcttctacagcatgaggaacaaggagctgcaagatgcagtgaggaagcgGATCAGGTGGGTACAATGTCGGGAGCAGTAA